The following coding sequences lie in one Spinacia oleracea cultivar Varoflay chromosome 1, BTI_SOV_V1, whole genome shotgun sequence genomic window:
- the LOC110800065 gene encoding hypersensitive-induced reaction 1 protein, which translates to MGNLFCCVQVDQSTVAIKGNFGKFDDVLGPGCHCVPWFIGDQIAGKLSLRVQQLDVRCETKTKDNVFVNVIASIQYRVLAEKASDAFYKLSDTQSQIQAYVFDVIRASVPKLNLDDVFEQKNEIAKAVADELDNAMSHYGFEIVQTLITDIEPDERVKRAMNEINAASRFRVAANDKAEAEKILQIKRAEGEAESKYLSGMGIARQRQAIVDGLRDSVLGFSDKVPGTSTKDVMDMILVTQYFDTMKDIGAASKTSTVFIPHGPGAVRDIATQIRDGLLQASSSHS; encoded by the exons ATGGGAAACCTGTTCTGCTGTGTTCAAGTTGACCAATCCACTGTTGCTATTAAGGGGAACTttggaaaatttgatgatgtGCTAGGGCCAGGGTGCCATTGTGTCCCTTGGTTCATCGGCGATCAGATAGCAGGCAAGCTCAGTCTTCGTGTACAACAGTTAGATGTACGCTGTGAGACCAAGACCAAG GACAATGTGTTTGTCAATGTTATTGCTTCCATTCAATATCGTGTCCTAGCTGAGAAGGCAAGTGATGCATTTTACAAGCTCAGTGACACTCAATCTCAAATTCAGGCCTATGTATTTGATG TGATCAGAGCCAGTGTTCCAAAGCTAAACCTGGATGATGTGTTTGAGCAGAAGAATGAAATTGCCAAAGCAGTTGCTGATGAACTCGACAAT GCAATGTCCCACTACGGATTTGAAATTGTTCAAACGCTCATTACTGATATCGAACCTGATGAACGTGTAAAGCGGGCTATGAATGAAATCAATGCTG CTTCAAGATTTAGGGTAGCAGCAAATGACAAAGCTGAAGCAGAGAAGATTCTACAGATTAAAAGAGCTGAAGGAGAGGCAGAATCCAAGTACCTCTCAGGGATGGGTATCGCCAGGCAACGACAGGCAATTGTTGATGGTCTTAGAGATAGTGTACTTGGCTTCTCGGATAAAGTTCCTGGGACAAGTACTAAGGATGTAATGGACATGATCCTTGTCACACAATACTTTGACACCATGAAGGATATCGGTGCAGCTTCCAAGACATCAACTGTGTTTATCCCACACGGCCCTGGTGCTGTGCGTGACATTGCCACACAGATCAGAGATGGACTTCTTCAAGCTTCATCATCTCACTCATAA